From the genome of Rhizobacter sp. AJA081-3:
GGGCGATGCCGGCGCAGTTGACCAGGCCGACCAGCTTGCCGAGCTTGAGCGCGGCATCGACGGCCGCCTGCCCGTCGGCCTCCTGGCTGACGTCGCACTTGACGAACACGCCCCCGAGTTCTTTCGCGATGGCTTCGCCACGATCGGCCTGCAGGTCGGCGATGACGATCTTGCCGCCGTGCGCGGCGAGCATGCGCGCCGTGCCTTCGCCCAGGCCCGAGGCGCCGCCGGTAACGATGAAGACCTTGCCTGCGATGTCCATGTCGCGCTCTTTCAGGACAGGGCGGCGAGTGCGCGCGCGGTGATCTCGTCGACGCTGCCGGTGCCGTCGATCTTGCGATAGCGTGGCGCGCCGGCGTCGCCGGTGGCGGCCCATCGGGAGTAGTAGTCGACCAGCGGCCGTGTCTGGCTCTGGTAGACCTCGAGGCGCTTGCGCACGGTCTCTTCCTTGTCGTCGTCGCGCTGGATCAGATCTTCACCCGTCGCGTCGTCCTTGCCGGCCACCTTGGGCGGGTTGAACTTGACGTGGTAGGTGCGTCCCGAGGCCACATGCACGCGCCGGCCGCTCATGCGCTCGATGATGGCGCTGTCGGGCACGTCGATCTCGAGAACGAGGTCGAGCTTGACGCCGGCGTTCTTCATCGCGTCGGCCTGCGGGATGGTGCGCGGGAAGCCGTCGAACAGGAAACCCTTGGCGCAGTCGGGCTGGGCGATGCGTTCCTTCACGAGACCGATGATGATGTCGTCGCTGACGAGCGCACCCGAGTCCATCACACGCTTGGCGGCCAGGCCCATCTCGGTGCCCGCTTTCACGGCCGCACGCAGCATGTCGCCGGTGGAAATCTGCGGGATGCCGAACTGCTTGCAGATGAACGCCGCCTGGGTGCCCTTGCCGGCGCCGGGTGCGCCCAACAGGATGAGTCTCATGGGTCTGCCTCGTTTGTCTTTATGGTGCGTGGCAACGACGACGTGGGGCCCTCGTCGCGCCGGGTCGCAACGAGAATACCATGCGCGTCCCTGCGTGAAACTGACGCTTCCCCGCAGGCGATGAGGCCGCTTGAAGCGGGTCAGGCGCTGAACAGCGCGCGTACGCGGGCGAGGTCTTCCGGCGTGTCCACCCCGGGCCCCGGCGCGTGCGCGCTGACATGCACGGCGATGCGTTCGCCATGCCACAGCACACGCAGTTGCTCGAGCGATTCGATGCGCTCCAGCGGTGCCGGCTCCAGCTGCGGGAAGCGCCTCAGGAAACCCGCGCGGTAGGCGTACAGGCCGACGTGGCGCAGCGGGCAGGGCGCGGGCAGAGCGGTCGAACCGGACGCGCGGCCATCGCGCCACCAGGGGATCGGCGCACGCGAGAAGTAGAGCGCGCGGCCGGCGGCATCGAGCACCACCTTCACCACGTTCGGGTTGTCGAACTCGGCCGGCGAGACGATGGCGTGGGCCGCCGTGCTCATCACGCAGTCCGCGCGCTGCGACAGCAGGGCCGCGCAGGCATCGACGAGGCCCGGGTCGATCAGCGGCTCGTCGCCCTGCACGTTGACGACCATGTCGTCGCCGTCGAGCGAGAGCAGGGCACAGGCTTCGGCCAGGCGATCGCTGCCGGTCGCGTGGTCGGTGCGCGTGAGCACGGCGCGCACGCCGTGCGCTGTGCAGGCCGCCACGATGTCGGCATGGTCCGCGGCGACCACCACCGCAGCCGCCGACGACAACGCCGCGCGCTGCGCGACCCGCACGATCATCGGCAGGCCAGCGATGTCGGCCAGCGGCTTGTTCGGCAAACGCGTCGACGCGAGCCGCGCCGGCACGAGCACGGTGAAGCTCACGGGGTGGTCGGGGTGTCGTTCAACGCGCGTGCTTCGGACTCCAGCATCACGGGGATGCCGTCGCGCACCGGGAAAGCCAGATGGTCGGCGTGGCAGACGAGTTCGTGGCGCTCGTCGGTCGGCGGTCGGCGATGTTCGAGCGGGCCCTTGCACAGGGGGCAGACCAGCAGATCGAGCAAGCGGGTTTCCATGGCGATCAACGACGGGTCAGGGGTGGAGGAGCAGATCGTGTCGGCAGCAGCGCCAGCACGGCACGTTCGAAGTCCGCATCGAAACCGAAGTCTAACGCCGCGACCCACAGGCGCACGCCGGCGGCGCGCTGCGGGGTGATCTTCACCGCGTCCTTTTCGGTCATCACGACATCGGTGGTGCCGGGCGGCCAGTCGAGCTGTACGTAGTCGTGGTGATCGGGCAGTGCGTGCTCCACGATGTCGAGCCCGGCCTCGCGCAACATGGAGAAAAAGCGCTGGGGCCTGGCGATGCCGGCGGCCGCGAGCACGGGGCGGCCGCGCAGGCTTGAAATCATCTCGGGTGCCGCCTGGCGGTCTTGCCACCAGTCCGCGAGCGACACGACGCCGGCCAGCCTGCGCAGCGCCAGGTGGCCCGGCAGCGGGGTGCTCGGTCGCGTTGCGTTGTAGAGCACGGCGGTGCGTACGGGCACCTGCGCAGGCATCGGTTCGCGCAGGGGGCCGGCCGGTAGCAGCCAGCCGTTGCCGGCACCGCGCTCGTCGAACACCAGCACCTGCGCGTCGCGCGCCAGTCGCAGGTGCTGCAGGCCATCGTCGCAGACCACGATGTCCACTTCAGGATGGCGTTGTCGCAGGGCGCGCGCCGCAGCCACTCGGTCGCGCCCGACGAACACCGGCACGCCGCCACGCAGGCGCAGCAGCAGGGGCTCGTCGCCTGCCGATGCGGCCGATGTGTCGGGCACGACCTCGAGCACGTGGTCGGTGCTGCGGCCATGCCCGCGCGAGACGATGCTAGGCCGCCAGCCTTCGCGGCGCAGCAAGGCGATCAGCGCGAGCACCGTGGGGGTCTTGCCGGCGCCACCGGCCACGAGGTTGCCGACCACCAGCACTGGCACGTCGATGCGCTGCTCCTTCAGGATGCCGCGGCGGTAGAGCCAGCGTCGTGCGGCCGTGACCGCGCCGAACATCAGGGCCAGCGGAAGCAGGGAGGTCGCGAGCAGCCCGCGCGACTGCCACGCCTGCTGCAGGCGCGTGGCGAAACCCGATGAAGAAGTGGCCAAGGCCGCAGCCGCGCCTCAGCGCGCTTCGCCGCCTGAAGTCTGCGTCGCGAAGGTCAGGCGCGGCAAGCCGGCGCGGCGGGCCGCGTCCATCACGTTGACCACGCTCTGGTGGGCCGCGGTCGCGTCGGCCGAGACGATCACGATCAGGTCGTTGGAGCCGGCGGCCACCGCGGAGAGCTCGGCGGCAAGTCGCTCGACGCTGCGCCCCTCGACCGGCTTGCGGTTGACGACGTAGCGCCCGTCGGCGCTGACGACGACGATGATCTCGCGCGGCCGCTCGCGCAGCTTCTCGGCATCGGCGATCGGCAAGGTGACCTGCAGCTCGGTGAACTTCGAGTACGTGGTCGAGAGCATCAGGAAGATGAGCACGACCAGCAGCACGTCGATGAACGGGATCAGGTTGATCTCCGGTTCTTCGATTCGCCCCTTGCGGAAGTTCAGCGACATGGCGGCCTCAGCTGCTCGCGCGGGCCATGGAGAAGCGCAACAGGTGAGGCACCAGGCGGTTCGCCGCCTGTTCCATGTCGAGCGTGTACTGGTCGACCAGGCCGCGGAAGTAGCGGTAGAACATCAGCGCCGGAATCGCCACGATCAGCCCGAATGCGGTGTTGTACAGCGCCACCGAGATGCCGTGCGCCAGCATCGCAGGGTTGCTGCCGGTGGTGGGCGACTGCGAGCCGAAGATCTCGATCATGCCGATCACGGTGCCCAGCAGCCCGAGGTAGGGTGCGGCCGAGGCGATCGTGCCCAGCGTGTTCAGATAGCGCTCCATGCGGTGCACGGCGGCGCGCCCGGCGGACTCGAGCGTGCCGCGCAGGGCATCCTCCGTGATGCGCGGGTCGGCGATCACGGCGCGCACGCCGCCAGCCAGCACGCGACCGAGGATGGAGTTGTCGGCCAGCTTGTTCACCACGTCCGGGGAAGGCAGGTTGGCGCGGGTCACGGACAGCACTTCGTCGAGCAGGCGCGGCGGAATCACGCGCGCCGCACGCAGACTGGAAAGGCGCTCGACCACCACGGCCAGGGCGACGATGGAACAGATGATGAGGGGCCAGATCGGCCAGCCAGCGGCTTGTATGATCGAAAACAAGCGAGCCCTTTCGAAGGCAAGAACCGTGTTTTTCGGGACGCGCGATTATGGACCAAGCCTTGCGGCACGCAGTGCGTCCATGTGTGCCGATGCGAGCCGGCGCGCCTCGGACGTGCACCACGCGAGAGCAATCCACCGCTGATGTGGATAACTTTGTGGGCAACCCGTGCCAGCCGGCTGCAAAGCCGCGCGAAATCTCGCATCCAGCTAGATTGCTGAAAACTTAAGCATCATAAAATCCTTGAAAATCAATCACTTGCACGAAAATGACAAGGCGATGACGGGCATAGTGCCGCGCCAGGCCTTGTGCCTGCACGTTGTGGAGTTCTTGGGCCGCGCCAGTGCTGGGTTTGCGCGTGGTTGAGCCGGTCGCCGAGGCGGGAAGCCGGCTGGTCTGGAGCGTTGCCGGCCTCGTGCAGGCGGTGGCCGACGCGCTGGCGGCTCGCTTTCCGGTCTGCGTGGTGCGCGGCGAGTTGTCGGCGTTCATGCGCGCGGCCAGCGGGCATTGCTACTTCAGCCTGAAGGACGCGGATGGCGCGGCGGCCTTGCTGCGCTGCGCGATGTTCCGCCGTGCAGCCAGCCTGCTGGATTTCGCGCCGGCCGACGGGCAACTCGTGGAGATTCGCGGCCGGCTGGCGGTGTACGAGCCGCGCGGAGAGTTGCAGTTCGTCGTCGAGGGCATGAAGCGCGCCGGTGCCGGCGCGCTGTACGAGCAGTTCCTGCGCCTGAAGTCGAAGCTCGAGGCCCAGGGCCTGTTCGACGCGCAGCGCAAGCGGCCCATCGCGGCGTTTCCTCGCCGCATCGGCGTGGTCACCTCGCTCGGTGCCGCGGCCCTGCATGACGTGCTGACTGCGCTGGCACGACGCAGCCCGCAGGTCGAGGTGTTCGTCTACCCGAGCCTGGTGCAGGGCGCCGAGGCGCCGGCTGCGCTGGCGCTGGCGCTGGCCACGGCGTCGCGGCGCGCCGAGGTCGACACGCTGCTGCTGTGCCGCGGCGGCGGCTCGCTCGAGGATCTGTGGGCCTTCAACGACGAGCGCGTGGTGCGCGCCGTGGCGGCCTGCTCGATGCCGGTGGTGTGCGGCGTGGGCCATGAGACCGACGTGACGCTGGCCGACCTGGCGGCCGACCTGCGCGCCCCGACTCCCACGGCGGCCGCCGAGCTGTCGGCGCCACCCCGGGTGGCCTGCCTCGAATCACTGGCGTTGCTGCAGCGTCGTGCGAGCCAGCGCCTGCACGGCGCGCTGGACATGCACGCACAAAGGCTGGACAGCCTGTCGCTGCGCCTGGCGCGCCCGCTCGAAGCGGTGCGGGCCCGGCGGCAGCAGCTCGCGCTGCTCGGGCAGCGCCTGAGCGGTGCCGGCCGGCGACTGCACGAGCGCCGCGGCATGCAGCTCGAGCAACTGGCCCGGCGCCAGGTGCGCGCCGTTGCCGTCGACGCGCAGGCCCGGTCGCGGCAGGTGGACAGCCTGGAGGCAAGGCTGAACGCGCTCGACCCGCAGCACGTGCTGGCGCGGGGCTATGCGTGGCTCACCGGGCCGGGCGGTGTGGTGGTGCAGTCGGTGCGCCAGCTCGAGCTGGGCGCGCCGGTGCAGGCCACCCTGGCCGACGGGCAGGCCGACCTCCGCGTCACCGCGGTCACCCCGGAGCGCCGCGGCTGAATCGGCAAGCCTCCCGGCAGGGCCTTGCGACGCTGCCTACAATGAGCATCAATCCGCCACCCAACATGAGAGGACTCGCATGGAACACACCCTGCCGCCGTTGCCCTATGCCATCGACGCCCTGGCGCCCCACCTGAGCAAGGAAACGCTGGAGTTTCACCACGGCAAGCACCACAACGCTTATGTCGTGAACCTGAACAACCTGCAGAAGGGCACCGAGTTCGAGAGCCTGTCGCTCGAGGACATCGTCAAGAAGTCGTCCGGCGGCGTCTACAACAACGCGGCGCAGATCTGGAACCACACCTTCTTCTGGAACTGCATGAAACCCGCCGGCGGCGGCGAGCCCAAGGGTGCACTGGCCACGGCCATCAACGCCAAGTGGGGCAGCTATGCGGCCTTCAAGGAAGCCTTCGCCAAGAGCGCGGTCGGCAACTTCGGCTCAGGCTGGACCTGGCTGGTCAAGAAGGCCGACGGCAGCGTCGACATCGTCAACATGGGTGCTGCCGGCACGCCGCTGACCACCGGCGACAAGGCCTTGCTGACCATCGACGTGTGGGAGCATGCCTATTACATCGACTACCGCAACCTGCGCCCGAAGTTCGTCGAGACCTTCCTGACCTCGCTGGTCAATTGGGAGTTCGCCGAGAAGAACTTCGCCTGATCGCCCCGCGCGACAAACGAAAAGGCCGGTCGGTGACCGGCCTTTTTCATGCGCTCGGCGATTCAGTTGCCGAAGGGCGCTCCGGTGATCTTCGCGCCGGGCTTGATGGCGCGCTTGTCGAACCAGCCCTTGTTCATTTCCAGCACGAAGCGCACCGGCTTCTTCGAGCAGTGCGAGTCCAGCGTTTGCGGCTTCATGTCTTCGATGTTGACGATGCTGCCGTCGTCGGCCAGGAAGGCGATCGACAGCGGCAGCAGCGTGTTCTTCATCCAGAAGCATTGTTGCCCCGGCTGCTCGAACACGAACAGCATGCCGTCGTTGGCTGGCATGGTCGGGCGGTGCATCAGGCCGATCGCACGCTGCTCGGGCGTGCGTGCCAGTTCCGCCGTGATGACGTGGAAACCCGCCGTGAGACGGGTGGTCGGCAGGCGCTGTGCCGCGTCCTGCGCCGTGGCGAGACCCACGAAGCTCAGGGCGGCGGCAGCGATGAGCTGATGTGGCTTGATGTATGTCATGTGCGAACCAGCATAGCAAGCCTAGATTATCGCCGTGGCCCCCTCAATGACTTCCAGCGTCGCACCCGCTGCGAGCGCAAACGACCTGCGTGCGCTCGACGACCCCCTGAACCAGTCCGCCTTCACGACCTGGACGCAGGGCAAGGGCGGTGAGCGCGAAGCCACCTCGCAGTTCCGCCTCTCGGGCCTGTACTGCGCCGCCTGCGCCGGGTTGATCGAAACGGCGCTGGAAGGCGTCGACGGTGTGCTCGAAGCCCGTGTGCATTCGGCCACCTCGCTCGCCCTGGTACGCTGGGATCCGCGCCGCACGCGCGCCTCGGCGCTGGTCGAGGCGGTCCAGCGTGCCGGTTACGGCGCGGTGCCCGACGCCGCGGCGAGCGCGCGAACCCAGCGCGAGGCCGAGCAGCGCAAGGCGCTTTGGCGCATGTTCGTGGCCGGCTTCTGCATGATGCAGGTGATGATGTATGCCACGCCGGCCTACGTGGCGGCGCCGGGAGACATCACGCCCGACATGCAGCGGCTGCTGCAATGGGCGAGCTGGGTGCTGAGCCTGCCGGTGATGCTGTTCTCCGCCGGGCCCTTCTTCTCGGGCGCCTGGCGCAGCCTGCGCCAGCGGCGCCTGGGCATGGATGTGCCGGTGGCCCTGGGCATCGCCGTCACCTTCATCGCGAGTTCGGGTGCCACCTTCGACCCGGGCGGCCACTTCGGCCACGAGGTGTACTTCGACTCGCTGACGATGTTCGTCTTCTTCCTGCTCGGCGGGCGCTACCTCGAGTTGCGCGCGCGGCATCGCGTCGCGCTGGCGCTCGAAGCGGGCACGGCACGGCTGCCCGACAGCGCGCAACGCGTGCGCGAAGACGGCTCGATCGAAGTGGTGGCAGTGGCGCGGCTGGCCGCCGGCGACCGCGTGCGTGTGCCGGCCGGGCAGGCCTTCCCGGCCGACGGCGTGCTGCTCGAGGGGCGCACGCTGGCCGACGAGGCCCTGCTGACGGGCGAATCCGCCCCGGTGCCCAAGCAGGACGGCGACGAGGTCGTGGCCGGCAGCCTGAACCTGCGCGCGCCCGTGCTGATGCAGGTGCTGCGCCTGGGCGAAGACACCCGCCAGGCCGGCATCGTGGCGTTGATGCGCAGCGCGCTGACGCAGCGTCCGCGTCTGGTCCAGCAGGCGGAGCGTCTGGCCGGCCCGTTCCTGTGGACCGTGCTGGCGCTGGCCGCGGGTTCGGCAGCGGTGTGGTCGATCGTCGATCCGTCGCGGGCGGTGTGGGTCGCCGTGTCGGTGCTCATCGTGACCTGCCCGTGCGCGCTGTCGCTGGCTGCGCCATCGGCGCTGCTGGCCGCCACCGGCGCGCTGGCGCGCCGCGGCGTGCTGCTGCAGCGGCTCGAGGCTCTGGAGGGCCTGGCCGGTGTCGACACGGTCGTGTTCGACAAGACCGGGACCTTGACGCGAGACCAGCTCGAACTCGTGCAGGTGCGGGCGCTGCGCGAGGGCGACGATGCGCAGGCGCTGCTCGCATCCGCGGCTGCGCTGGCATCGCTTTCGAGCCATCCGGCTTCGCGGGCGCTGGTGCAAGCGGCGGGTGCCACGCCATCGGCCGCCGGCTGGAGCGAGGTCGAGGAGCATCCGGGGCAAGGCCTGCAGGCTCGCACCGCAGACGGCAGCGTGTGGCGTCTCGGGCGGCAGAGTTGGGTCGACGCGTCGGCGTCGATCGGCGGCACCGACGAAGAGGCGCTGTGGTTCGGCCCGGCCGGCCAGGCGCGAGCGGCCTTCGAACTGCGCGAACAACTGCGCGACGATGCCCAGGCCACGATCGACCGGCTCGGCCGCGAAGGGATTCGCGTCGCCTTGCTGTCTGGTGACGCGCCCGGTCGTGCCGAGTCGCTGGCGCGCCGACTGGGCATCACCGACGTGCGCGGCGGTGCGACGCCGGCCGACAAGCTGGCCGCCGTGGCCGCCTGGCAGGCCGAGGGCCGGCGTGTGGCCATGGTTGGCGACGGCCTCAACGATGCACCGGTGCTGGCGCGCTCCGATGTCTCAATTGCCTTCGCACATGGTTCGGCCGTGGCACGCAGCGGCGCCGATGTCGTGCTGCTCGGCGAGCGCCTGGGCGAGGTCGCGATCGCCCGCGCCCAGGCGAAGCGCACCTTGCGCATCATTCGCCAGAACCTGACCTGGGCGGCCGTCTACAACGCGGCCTGCGTGCCGCTGGCGCTGATGGGCTGGCTGCCGCCCTGGGCTGCGGGCATCGGCATGGCCTCGAGTTCGCTCCTGGTGGTGCTCAATGCCTTGCGGGTCTCGCGCATCGAGGGTGACGAGGGCTGAGCGGCATGGACATCCTCTACATGCTCATTCCACTGTCGGTGGTCCTGGTGTTCGCCGTGATCGGCATCTTCGCTTGGGCGCTGCATGGCGGGCAGTTCGACGATCTGGATCGCGAAGGCGAGCGAATCCTGGGTGCCGATGAGACAACGGCCTTCCCGCCTTCGGGAAAGGTTGATAGCGATCAAGCCCGGGATTGACCCTTCGCGAAACAATGATTTCAGTAGTTACATGACAACCGCACAAGGAGCGATCCGATGGTCAACAACTCGTTGACGGCCGCCAAGAACGGGCCGGTGTACGACGACGGCGTGGTGAGAGCGTTCTCTCTCGCCGCGGTGCTATGGGGGGTGGTGGGGATGCTGGTCGGCGTGATCATCGCCGCGCAGCTCACCTGGCCCGAACTCAACCTGGGGATCTCGTTCCTCAGCTACGGCCGCCTGCGGCCGCTGCACACCAACGCGGTGATCTTCGCGTTCGGTGGTTGCGTGCTGTTCGCGTCGAGCTACTACGTCGTGCAGCGCACGTCGCAGGTGCGGCTGTTCGCCGGTGGCCTGGCCTGGTTCACCTTCTGGGCCTGGCAACTGGTGATCCTGCTGGCGGCGATCACGCTGCCGCTGGGCATGACCAGCGGCAAGGAATACGCCGAACTCGAATGGCCGATCGACATCCTGATCACCGTCGTGTGGGTTTCCTATGCGGTGGTGTTCTTCGGCACCATCGGCACGCGCAAGGTGCGCCACATCTACGTGGCCAACTGGTTCTTCGGCGCGTTCATCCTCACGGTGGCGCTGCTGCACCTGGTCAACAGTGCCGCGATCCCGGTCAGCCTGACCAAGAGCTATTCGGCCTACGCGGGCGTGCAGGACGCGATGGTCCAGTGGTGGTACGGCCACAACGCGGTGGGCTTCTTCCTCACCGCCGGCTTCCTGGGGATGATGTACTACTTCATCCCGAAGCAGGCCGAGCGCCCCGTGTACTCGTATCGCCTGTCGATCGTGCACTTCTGGGCGCTGATCTTCACCTACATGTGGGCCGGCCCGCACCACCTGCACTACACCGCGCTGCCCGACTGGGCGCAGAGCGTGGGCATGCTGTTCTCGCTGGTGCTGCTGGCGCCTTCCTGGGGCGGCATGATCAACGGCATCATGACGTTGTCGGGTGCATGGCACAAACTGCGTGATGACCCGATCCTGAAGTTCCTGATCGTCTCGCTGTCGTTCTACGGCATGTCGACCTTCGAAGGCCCGATGATGTCGATCAAGACGGTGAACGCTCTGTCCCACTACACCGACTGGACGGTCGGTCACGTGCACAGCGGCGCGCTCGGCTGGGTGGGTCTGGTGTCGATGGGCACGCTCTACTACCTGATCCCGCGCATGTTCGGCCGCAAGCAGATGTACAGCGTGCGCGCCATCGAGCTGCACTTCTGGATTGCCACCATCGGCATCGTGCTGTACATCGCCGCCATGTGGATCGCCGGCGTGATGCAGGGACTGATGTGGCGCGCGATCAACCCTGACGGCACGCTGGTCTACAGCTTCGTCGAGAGCGTCAAGGCGACGTTCCCGTTCTACGTGATCCGACTGCTCGGCGGGGTGCTGTACCTCGGCGGCATGCTGATCATGGCCTGGAACGTGATCAAGACCGCCACCAGCGGCAAGTACGAGCCGGTGCCGATTCCGGCCGTGGCTGCCCACGCCTGACCCCAAGGAGCACCGAACATGGCCAACAACGAAGCCACCGGTCTCTCGCACGAGAAGATCGAGACCAACAACTTCCTGATGATCCTGCTGATCCTGCTGGTGGTCGCAGTGGGCGGCATCGTCGAGATCGTCCCGCTGTTCTTCCAGAAGTCCACCACGGAGGCGGCGCCGGGCCTCAAGCCCTACACGGCTCTGCAGCTGGCGGGGCGTGACGTGTACATCCGCGAGGGTTGCTACAACTGCCACTCGCAGATGATCCGCCCGTTCCGCGCTGAAACGCTGCGCTACGGTGACTACTCCAAGGCGGGCGAGTTCGTCTACGACCACCCGTTCCAGTGGGGCAGCAAGCGCACCGGTCCGGACCTGCACCGCGTGGGCGGCAAGTACAGCGACGACTGGCACCGCATCCACCTGATCAACCCGCGTGACCTGGTGCCGGAGTCCAACATGCCGGCCTATCCGTGGCTGCTCA
Proteins encoded in this window:
- the adk gene encoding adenylate kinase, giving the protein MRLILLGAPGAGKGTQAAFICKQFGIPQISTGDMLRAAVKAGTEMGLAAKRVMDSGALVSDDIIIGLVKERIAQPDCAKGFLFDGFPRTIPQADAMKNAGVKLDLVLEIDVPDSAIIERMSGRRVHVASGRTYHVKFNPPKVAGKDDATGEDLIQRDDDKEETVRKRLEVYQSQTRPLVDYYSRWAATGDAGAPRYRKIDGTGSVDEITARALAALS
- the kdsB gene encoding 3-deoxy-manno-octulosonate cytidylyltransferase, producing the protein MSFTVLVPARLASTRLPNKPLADIAGLPMIVRVAQRAALSSAAAVVVAADHADIVAACTAHGVRAVLTRTDHATGSDRLAEACALLSLDGDDMVVNVQGDEPLIDPGLVDACAALLSQRADCVMSTAAHAIVSPAEFDNPNVVKVVLDAAGRALYFSRAPIPWWRDGRASGSTALPAPCPLRHVGLYAYRAGFLRRFPQLEPAPLERIESLEQLRVLWHGERIAVHVSAHAPGPGVDTPEDLARVRALFSA
- a CDS encoding Trm112 family protein encodes the protein METRLLDLLVCPLCKGPLEHRRPPTDERHELVCHADHLAFPVRDGIPVMLESEARALNDTPTTP
- the lpxK gene encoding tetraacyldisaccharide 4'-kinase, which gives rise to MATSSSGFATRLQQAWQSRGLLATSLLPLALMFGAVTAARRWLYRRGILKEQRIDVPVLVVGNLVAGGAGKTPTVLALIALLRREGWRPSIVSRGHGRSTDHVLEVVPDTSAASAGDEPLLLRLRGGVPVFVGRDRVAAARALRQRHPEVDIVVCDDGLQHLRLARDAQVLVFDERGAGNGWLLPAGPLREPMPAQVPVRTAVLYNATRPSTPLPGHLALRRLAGVVSLADWWQDRQAAPEMISSLRGRPVLAAAGIARPQRFFSMLREAGLDIVEHALPDHHDYVQLDWPPGTTDVVMTEKDAVKITPQRAAGVRLWVAALDFGFDADFERAVLALLPTRSAPPPLTRR
- a CDS encoding biopolymer transporter ExbD gives rise to the protein MNFRKGRIEEPEINLIPFIDVLLVVLIFLMLSTTYSKFTELQVTLPIADAEKLRERPREIIVVVSADGRYVVNRKPVEGRSVERLAAELSAVAAGSNDLIVIVSADATAAHQSVVNVMDAARRAGLPRLTFATQTSGGEAR
- a CDS encoding MotA/TolQ/ExbB proton channel family protein — translated: MFSIIQAAGWPIWPLIICSIVALAVVVERLSSLRAARVIPPRLLDEVLSVTRANLPSPDVVNKLADNSILGRVLAGGVRAVIADPRITEDALRGTLESAGRAAVHRMERYLNTLGTIASAAPYLGLLGTVIGMIEIFGSQSPTTGSNPAMLAHGISVALYNTAFGLIVAIPALMFYRYFRGLVDQYTLDMEQAANRLVPHLLRFSMARASS
- the xseA gene encoding exodeoxyribonuclease VII large subunit codes for the protein MVEPVAEAGSRLVWSVAGLVQAVADALAARFPVCVVRGELSAFMRAASGHCYFSLKDADGAAALLRCAMFRRAASLLDFAPADGQLVEIRGRLAVYEPRGELQFVVEGMKRAGAGALYEQFLRLKSKLEAQGLFDAQRKRPIAAFPRRIGVVTSLGAAALHDVLTALARRSPQVEVFVYPSLVQGAEAPAALALALATASRRAEVDTLLLCRGGGSLEDLWAFNDERVVRAVAACSMPVVCGVGHETDVTLADLAADLRAPTPTAAAELSAPPRVACLESLALLQRRASQRLHGALDMHAQRLDSLSLRLARPLEAVRARRQQLALLGQRLSGAGRRLHERRGMQLEQLARRQVRAVAVDAQARSRQVDSLEARLNALDPQHVLARGYAWLTGPGGVVVQSVRQLELGAPVQATLADGQADLRVTAVTPERRG
- a CDS encoding superoxide dismutase, with protein sequence MEHTLPPLPYAIDALAPHLSKETLEFHHGKHHNAYVVNLNNLQKGTEFESLSLEDIVKKSSGGVYNNAAQIWNHTFFWNCMKPAGGGEPKGALATAINAKWGSYAAFKEAFAKSAVGNFGSGWTWLVKKADGSVDIVNMGAAGTPLTTGDKALLTIDVWEHAYYIDYRNLRPKFVETFLTSLVNWEFAEKNFA
- a CDS encoding DUF192 domain-containing protein produces the protein MTYIKPHQLIAAAALSFVGLATAQDAAQRLPTTRLTAGFHVITAELARTPEQRAIGLMHRPTMPANDGMLFVFEQPGQQCFWMKNTLLPLSIAFLADDGSIVNIEDMKPQTLDSHCSKKPVRFVLEMNKGWFDKRAIKPGAKITGAPFGN
- a CDS encoding cation-translocating P-type ATPase, with product MTSSVAPAASANDLRALDDPLNQSAFTTWTQGKGGEREATSQFRLSGLYCAACAGLIETALEGVDGVLEARVHSATSLALVRWDPRRTRASALVEAVQRAGYGAVPDAAASARTQREAEQRKALWRMFVAGFCMMQVMMYATPAYVAAPGDITPDMQRLLQWASWVLSLPVMLFSAGPFFSGAWRSLRQRRLGMDVPVALGIAVTFIASSGATFDPGGHFGHEVYFDSLTMFVFFLLGGRYLELRARHRVALALEAGTARLPDSAQRVREDGSIEVVAVARLAAGDRVRVPAGQAFPADGVLLEGRTLADEALLTGESAPVPKQDGDEVVAGSLNLRAPVLMQVLRLGEDTRQAGIVALMRSALTQRPRLVQQAERLAGPFLWTVLALAAGSAAVWSIVDPSRAVWVAVSVLIVTCPCALSLAAPSALLAATGALARRGVLLQRLEALEGLAGVDTVVFDKTGTLTRDQLELVQVRALREGDDAQALLASAAALASLSSHPASRALVQAAGATPSAAGWSEVEEHPGQGLQARTADGSVWRLGRQSWVDASASIGGTDEEALWFGPAGQARAAFELREQLRDDAQATIDRLGREGIRVALLSGDAPGRAESLARRLGITDVRGGATPADKLAAVAAWQAEGRRVAMVGDGLNDAPVLARSDVSIAFAHGSAVARSGADVVLLGERLGEVAIARAQAKRTLRIIRQNLTWAAVYNAACVPLALMGWLPPWAAGIGMASSSLLVVLNALRVSRIEGDEG
- the ccoN gene encoding cytochrome-c oxidase, cbb3-type subunit I, with product MVNNSLTAAKNGPVYDDGVVRAFSLAAVLWGVVGMLVGVIIAAQLTWPELNLGISFLSYGRLRPLHTNAVIFAFGGCVLFASSYYVVQRTSQVRLFAGGLAWFTFWAWQLVILLAAITLPLGMTSGKEYAELEWPIDILITVVWVSYAVVFFGTIGTRKVRHIYVANWFFGAFILTVALLHLVNSAAIPVSLTKSYSAYAGVQDAMVQWWYGHNAVGFFLTAGFLGMMYYFIPKQAERPVYSYRLSIVHFWALIFTYMWAGPHHLHYTALPDWAQSVGMLFSLVLLAPSWGGMINGIMTLSGAWHKLRDDPILKFLIVSLSFYGMSTFEGPMMSIKTVNALSHYTDWTVGHVHSGALGWVGLVSMGTLYYLIPRMFGRKQMYSVRAIELHFWIATIGIVLYIAAMWIAGVMQGLMWRAINPDGTLVYSFVESVKATFPFYVIRLLGGVLYLGGMLIMAWNVIKTATSGKYEPVPIPAVAAHA
- the ccoO gene encoding cytochrome-c oxidase, cbb3-type subunit II → MANNEATGLSHEKIETNNFLMILLILLVVAVGGIVEIVPLFFQKSTTEAAPGLKPYTALQLAGRDVYIREGCYNCHSQMIRPFRAETLRYGDYSKAGEFVYDHPFQWGSKRTGPDLHRVGGKYSDDWHRIHLINPRDLVPESNMPAYPWLLKGNVDPGDMAPKMKALRMVGVPYTDAEIAKAGDEVKGKTEMDAVIAYLQVMGTSAAVAAAAK